A stretch of the Candidatus Polarisedimenticolia bacterium genome encodes the following:
- the rplN gene encoding 50S ribosomal protein L14 — MIQMRTMLEVADNSGARRISCIHPRGRSVNLIGRIGDVITASVKEAVPEGNVKKGQVVRAVIVRMSKCQKRSDGTCIRFDENAAVLINNDGEPIGTRIFGPVARELREKNFMKILSLAPEVL, encoded by the coding sequence TTGATACAGATGCGCACCATGCTGGAGGTGGCGGACAACTCGGGCGCCCGCCGCATCAGCTGCATCCATCCGCGCGGCCGCTCGGTGAACCTGATCGGCCGTATCGGCGACGTCATCACCGCCTCCGTGAAGGAGGCCGTCCCCGAGGGCAACGTCAAGAAGGGGCAGGTCGTGCGCGCGGTAATCGTCCGGATGAGCAAGTGCCAGAAGCGCTCCGACGGCACCTGCATCCGCTTCGACGAGAACGCCGCGGTGCTGATCAACAACGACGGGGAGCCGATCGGCACCCGCATCTTCGGCCCGGTGGCCCGGGAGCTGAGGGAGAAGAACTTCATGAAGATCCTCT
- the rpsQ gene encoding 30S ribosomal protein S17, with protein MSQEGATIQTEASAAPSRGRRQTLEGVVVSDKMTKTVTVLVERLVRDPRYGKITRRSARFMAHDEKGKAKMGDRVVIVEDRPRSARKRWSVRSIVSQPA; from the coding sequence ATGAGCCAGGAAGGCGCGACGATCCAGACCGAGGCCTCCGCGGCGCCGTCCCGCGGACGGCGGCAGACCCTGGAAGGCGTGGTGGTGAGCGACAAGATGACCAAGACGGTGACGGTGCTGGTGGAGCGCCTAGTCCGGGATCCCCGTTACGGGAAGATCACCCGGCGGTCGGCGCGCTTCATGGCGCACGACGAGAAGGGCAAGGCCAAGATGGGGGACCGGGTGGTGATCGTCGAGGACCGTCCCCGCAGCGCGCGCAAGCGCTGGAGCGTCCGCTCCATCGTGTCGCAACCGGCTTGA
- the rpmC gene encoding 50S ribosomal protein L29, which yields MKASALREKSVEELRKDEEDLTTQIFKLNFQKSTGQAESPLRIRGVRRDLARVKTILREKAGKA from the coding sequence TTGAAGGCGTCGGCGCTGCGCGAGAAATCGGTGGAGGAGCTGCGCAAGGACGAGGAAGACCTCACCACCCAGATCTTCAAGCTGAACTTTCAGAAGTCGACCGGCCAGGCGGAGAGCCCGCTGCGCATCCGCGGCGTGCGCCGTGACCTGGCGCGAGTGAAGACGATCCTGCGGGAGAAGGCGGGCAAGGCATGA
- the rplP gene encoding 50S ribosomal protein L16, producing MLMPKKVKYRKQMRGRRRGKAQRGSKVSFGDYGLKIMECGWITDKQIEAGRVAMTRFVKRGGKIWVRIFPDKPITKKPAETRMGKGKGAPEGWVAVVRPGKVIFEMEGVPEDVAKEAMRLASHKIPLKSTFVHRGF from the coding sequence ATGCTGATGCCGAAGAAGGTCAAATACCGCAAGCAGATGCGCGGCCGGCGCCGCGGCAAGGCGCAGCGCGGCAGCAAGGTGAGCTTCGGCGACTACGGGCTCAAGATCATGGAGTGCGGCTGGATCACCGACAAGCAGATCGAGGCGGGGCGCGTCGCCATGACCCGCTTCGTGAAGCGCGGCGGCAAGATCTGGGTCCGCATCTTCCCCGACAAGCCGATCACCAAGAAGCCGGCCGAGACCCGCATGGGCAAGGGGAAGGGCGCTCCCGAGGGATGGGTCGCCGTGGTGCGTCCGGGCAAGGTGATCTTCGAGATGGAAGGGGTCCCCGAGGACGTGGCGAAGGAAGCGATGCGCCTCGCCTCCCACAAGATTCCGCTTAAGTCGACGTTCGTGCACCGGGGGTTCTAG
- the rpsC gene encoding 30S ribosomal protein S3, producing MGQKVHPYGFRIGVTRTWQSRWFDEKRYSDLLLEDLALRDELKKRLSHAGVASIEIERAANKLKISLHTSRPGIVIGRRGAEVDKLRDELAKKTKREIFINIVEIHKPEIVAQLVAESVALQIERRVAFRRAMKKAIESALRFGAKGVRIRTSGRLGGAEIARTEWYLEGQLPLHTLRADIDYGFAEARTTYGAIGVKVWIYRGEVRTRPAADSPAGAGAGRMGL from the coding sequence GTGGGTCAGAAAGTACACCCCTACGGCTTCCGGATCGGGGTGACACGGACGTGGCAGTCGCGCTGGTTCGACGAAAAACGCTACTCCGACCTCCTCCTGGAGGATCTGGCGCTGCGGGACGAGCTGAAGAAGCGCCTGTCGCACGCCGGCGTGGCCAGCATCGAGATCGAGCGAGCCGCCAACAAGCTGAAGATCAGCCTGCACACGTCGCGCCCCGGCATCGTCATCGGCCGGCGCGGCGCCGAAGTCGACAAGCTGCGCGACGAGCTGGCCAAGAAGACCAAGCGCGAGATCTTCATCAACATCGTCGAGATCCACAAGCCCGAGATCGTGGCGCAGCTGGTGGCCGAGTCGGTGGCGCTGCAGATCGAGCGGCGCGTCGCCTTCCGGCGGGCCATGAAGAAGGCGATCGAGTCGGCGCTGCGCTTCGGCGCCAAGGGGGTGCGCATCCGCACCTCGGGCCGTCTGGGTGGCGCCGAGATCGCGCGCACCGAATGGTACCTGGAAGGGCAGCTGCCGCTGCACACCCTGCGCGCCGACATCGACTACGGATTCGCCGAGGCGCGCACCACCTACGGCGCCATCGGCGTGAAGGTCTGGATCTACCGCGGCGAGGTGCGCACGCGCCCCGCCGCCGATTCCCCCGCCGGAGCGGGCGCCGGACGGATGGGCCTCTGA
- the rplV gene encoding 50S ribosomal protein L22, which translates to MVSRAKMKYLGSSAQKTRLVVDLIRGRGVGEALATLNSLRKGTAKDVGKVVASALANARVVKEDVDVDRLFVSRATVDGGPSQKRIRPAPMGRAFRIIRRTCHITIELDEKQKKKPATAGAGR; encoded by the coding sequence ATGGTCTCGCGGGCGAAGATGAAGTACCTGGGCAGCTCGGCGCAGAAGACGCGCCTGGTGGTGGACCTGATCCGGGGGCGCGGTGTCGGGGAGGCGCTGGCCACTCTGAATTCGCTGCGCAAAGGCACGGCCAAGGATGTCGGCAAGGTGGTCGCCTCGGCGCTGGCCAATGCCCGGGTGGTGAAAGAGGACGTGGACGTGGACCGGCTCTTTGTCAGCCGTGCCACCGTGGACGGCGGTCCGTCCCAGAAGCGGATCCGTCCCGCTCCGATGGGCCGGGCCTTCCGGATCATCCGCCGGACCTGCCACATCACGATCGAACTGGACGAGAAGCAGAAAAAGAAGCCGGCGACAGCCGGGGCGGGGAGGTAG
- the rpsS gene encoding 30S ribosomal protein S19 has translation MSRSIKKGPYVEASLKKKIEEMNRRNDRKVLKTWSRRSTILPEMVGHTLAVHNGKKFIPVYITENMVGHRLGEFSPTRIFRGHARAAAAEASGGGAPAPPAGGTTTAS, from the coding sequence ATGAGCCGATCGATCAAGAAGGGCCCCTACGTGGAGGCCTCGCTGAAGAAGAAGATCGAGGAGATGAACCGCCGCAACGACCGCAAGGTGCTCAAGACCTGGTCCCGCCGCAGCACCATCCTGCCGGAAATGGTGGGCCACACCCTGGCGGTTCACAACGGCAAGAAATTCATCCCCGTCTATATCACCGAAAACATGGTGGGCCACCGGCTGGGCGAGTTCTCGCCCACCCGGATCTTCCGCGGGCACGCCCGTGCCGCCGCCGCCGAGGCGTCGGGAGGCGGGGCTCCGGCGCCGCCGGCGGGCGGCACCACCACGGCGTCCTAG
- the rplB gene encoding 50S ribosomal protein L2: protein MPTKSYNPTSPARRFRTGYTFEEITEDRPLKNLLDKHNRTGGRNNLGRLAVRHRGGGHKRRYRILDFRRDKDGVPGKVAAIEYDPNRSARIARIHYADGEKRYILAPVGLKVGVMIHSGADVDIMPGNCLPLKGIPLGTTIHNIELRLGRGGQMARSAGTGAQLMAKEGKFAQVKLPSGEVRKVNVECRATIGQVGNLEHENISIGKAGRNRWLGWRPTVRGVAMNPIDHPLGGGEGKTSGGRHPCTPWGVREKKTRKNKRTQKYIVRRRK, encoded by the coding sequence ATGCCGACCAAATCGTACAACCCGACCTCCCCGGCGCGGCGCTTCCGCACCGGCTACACCTTCGAGGAGATCACCGAGGACCGCCCGCTCAAGAACCTTCTGGACAAGCACAACCGCACCGGCGGGCGCAACAACCTCGGGCGGCTGGCGGTGCGCCATCGCGGAGGCGGTCACAAGCGGCGCTATCGCATTCTGGATTTCCGCCGCGACAAGGACGGCGTGCCGGGCAAGGTGGCGGCCATCGAGTACGACCCCAACCGGTCGGCGCGCATCGCCCGCATCCATTATGCCGACGGGGAGAAACGCTACATCCTGGCGCCGGTCGGCCTGAAGGTGGGCGTGATGATCCATTCGGGCGCCGACGTCGACATCATGCCGGGCAACTGCCTGCCGCTGAAAGGCATTCCGCTGGGGACGACCATCCACAACATCGAGCTGCGGCTGGGGCGCGGAGGCCAGATGGCCCGCAGCGCCGGCACCGGGGCGCAGCTGATGGCGAAGGAAGGAAAGTTTGCCCAGGTGAAGCTCCCCTCGGGGGAGGTCCGCAAGGTCAACGTCGAGTGCCGGGCCACCATCGGCCAGGTGGGCAACCTGGAGCACGAGAACATCTCGATCGGCAAGGCGGGGCGGAACCGCTGGCTGGGATGGAGGCCGACGGTTCGCGGCGTGGCGATGAACCCGATCGATCATCCGCTGGGAGGCGGCGAAGGGAAGACCTCCGGCGGCCGTCACCCCTGCACCCCGTGGGGGGTGCGCGAGAAGAAGACGCGCAAAAACAAGCGCACGCAGAAGTACATCGTGCGCCGGAGAAAGTAG
- a CDS encoding 50S ribosomal protein L23, with protein sequence MNRPAYQIILAPLVTEKSTRLKDNERLLCFKVARDASKIQIRKAIEALFSVKVETVRTAQMHGKAKRVGRNLGRRPDWKKAYVKLRAGEKMIEYFEGV encoded by the coding sequence ATGAACCGACCCGCTTACCAGATCATCCTGGCGCCGCTCGTGACCGAGAAGTCGACCCGCTTGAAAGATAACGAGCGGCTCCTGTGCTTCAAGGTGGCGCGCGATGCCAGCAAGATCCAGATCCGCAAGGCGATCGAGGCGCTGTTCTCGGTGAAGGTCGAGACGGTGCGCACCGCGCAGATGCACGGCAAGGCGAAGCGCGTCGGGCGCAACCTGGGCCGCCGACCCGACTGGAAGAAGGCCTACGTCAAGCTGCGCGCCGGCGAGAAGATGATCGAGTACTTCGAGGGCGTGTAG
- the rplD gene encoding 50S ribosomal protein L4 yields the protein MDALKVVNLKNEKVGELALEESVFGYPLKRHLIYETANDYLSAGRSGTRQTKTRAEVSGSGRKLWKQKKTGRARVGSIRSSIWRHGGTVFGPHPHDYKSSIPKAMRKNALRSVLSSKLRGNRVRVVESLELASPRTKEMLQVLDTLELPGKVLFLDSEVGKNLELAARNLRRVGVRRATGVSIIDLLHCDNLVLTPSAAQALTEILAP from the coding sequence ATGGATGCCCTCAAGGTCGTGAATCTGAAGAACGAGAAGGTCGGCGAGCTGGCGCTGGAGGAGTCGGTGTTCGGCTATCCGCTCAAGCGCCACCTTATCTACGAGACGGCGAACGACTACCTCTCCGCCGGACGCTCCGGCACGCGCCAGACCAAGACGCGCGCCGAGGTCTCGGGAAGCGGACGCAAGCTGTGGAAGCAGAAGAAAACGGGCCGGGCGCGCGTCGGCTCGATCCGCAGCTCGATCTGGCGGCACGGCGGCACGGTGTTCGGCCCCCATCCGCACGACTACAAGAGCTCGATCCCCAAGGCGATGCGCAAGAACGCCCTGCGCTCGGTGCTCTCCAGCAAGCTGCGGGGCAACCGGGTGCGCGTCGTGGAGAGCCTCGAGCTCGCCTCGCCCAGGACCAAGGAGATGCTGCAGGTCCTGGACACGCTCGAGCTGCCCGGCAAGGTGCTGTTCCTGGATTCCGAGGTCGGAAAGAACCTGGAGCTGGCGGCTCGAAATCTCAGACGCGTGGGGGTGCGGCGCGCCACGGGAGTCAGCATCATCGACCTGCTGCATTGCGACAACCTGGTGCTGACGCCGTCCGCGGCGCAGGCCCTGACGGAGATCCTGGCGCCATGA
- the rplC gene encoding 50S ribosomal protein L3 encodes MINGMIGVKLGMTQVFSAEGGVIPVTVLKAGPCVVIQKKDKQSDGYEAVQVGYVEPTAERKLSKALLGHLKKSKADPTRRIKEFKVLGDAAVNVGDKITADQVFKVDENVDVIGTSKGKGFQGVMKRHHFRGGAATHGSMFHRAPGSVGASAFPSRTFKGMRGAGHMGAARVTVKNLQIVRLDAENNLLVVRGAVPGADGGYLIIRRSPAPRKIKQVQAAPPPKKGAKTAVKAKPAGKK; translated from the coding sequence ATGATCAACGGGATGATCGGCGTGAAGCTCGGGATGACCCAGGTGTTCTCCGCGGAAGGGGGCGTGATCCCGGTCACGGTCCTCAAGGCGGGGCCCTGCGTGGTCATCCAGAAGAAAGACAAGCAGAGCGACGGCTACGAGGCGGTGCAGGTGGGCTACGTCGAGCCGACCGCGGAGCGCAAGCTGAGCAAGGCGCTGCTGGGCCATCTGAAGAAGTCGAAGGCGGATCCGACCCGGCGCATCAAGGAGTTCAAGGTCCTCGGAGACGCGGCGGTCAACGTCGGCGACAAGATCACCGCCGATCAGGTCTTCAAGGTGGACGAGAACGTCGACGTGATCGGCACCAGCAAGGGGAAGGGGTTCCAGGGAGTCATGAAGCGGCACCACTTCCGCGGCGGCGCGGCCACCCACGGCTCCATGTTCCACCGGGCCCCGGGTTCGGTCGGCGCCTCGGCGTTTCCGTCGAGGACGTTCAAGGGCATGCGGGGGGCGGGCCACATGGGCGCGGCGCGCGTGACCGTGAAGAATCTGCAGATCGTGCGGCTGGACGCGGAAAACAACCTGCTGGTGGTGCGCGGCGCGGTGCCGGGGGCCGATGGAGGCTACCTGATCATCCGCCGCTCGCCGGCGCCCCGCAAGATCAAGCAGGTGCAGGCGGCTCCACCCCCCAAGAAGGGGGCCAAGACGGCGGTCAAGGCCAAGCCGGCCGGGAAGAAGTGA
- the rpsJ gene encoding 30S ribosomal protein S10, with translation MLNEKIRIRLKAYDHRILDQSTTEIVSTARRTGARVAGPIPLPTGMNRWTVLRSPHVDKKSREQFEIRTHRRLIDILEPTPQTVDALMKLDLPAGVEVEIKALGK, from the coding sequence ATGCTGAACGAGAAGATCCGGATCCGGCTGAAGGCTTATGATCACCGGATCCTGGACCAATCCACCACGGAGATCGTCTCCACGGCGCGGCGGACCGGGGCGCGCGTCGCGGGTCCCATCCCGCTGCCCACCGGCATGAACCGCTGGACGGTGCTGCGCTCGCCGCACGTGGACAAGAAGTCGCGCGAGCAGTTCGAGATCCGGACGCACCGGCGGCTGATCGACATCCTGGAGCCCACGCCTCAGACAGTCGACGCGCTCATGAAGCTGGATCTGCCGGCGGGCGTCGAGGTCGAGATCAAGGCGCTGGGGAAATAG
- the tuf gene encoding elongation factor Tu (EF-Tu; promotes GTP-dependent binding of aminoacyl-tRNA to the A-site of ribosomes during protein biosynthesis; when the tRNA anticodon matches the mRNA codon, GTP hydrolysis results; the inactive EF-Tu-GDP leaves the ribosome and release of GDP is promoted by elongation factor Ts; many prokaryotes have two copies of the gene encoding EF-Tu): TLPEGVEMVMPGDNVSLSIELITPIAMDKGLRFAIREGGRTVGAGTVTDIQA, encoded by the coding sequence GACGCTGCCGGAAGGGGTGGAGATGGTGATGCCGGGCGACAACGTGTCGCTGTCGATCGAGCTGATCACCCCGATTGCGATGGACAAGGGGCTGCGCTTCGCCATCCGCGAAGGCGGGCGCACCGTGGGCGCCGGCACCGTCACCGACATCCAGGCCTGA